Proteins encoded in a region of the Raphanus sativus cultivar WK10039 chromosome 8, ASM80110v3, whole genome shotgun sequence genome:
- the LOC108820928 gene encoding uncharacterized protein LOC108820928, with protein sequence MFKRRNAHQLDDGSQHDNKVRELRSGIGPLSGHSSVFCSDASLRRYLAARNWNVEKAKKMLEETLKWRSTYKPQEIRWNQVAHEGETGKVSRAGFHDRQGRVVLIMRPALQNSTSAEGNIKHLVYLLENAILNLPKGQEQMSWLIDFTGWSMAANVPMKTTREIVYILQNHYPERLGIAFLYNPPRLFQAVYKAVKYFLDPCTAQKVKFVYPKDKTSDELMTSHFDVENLPKEFGGEATLEYDHEEFSKQMCEDDVKTAKFWGLEEKQYPKPNGFSPADVVPEPATSIASAAS encoded by the exons ATGTTTAAGAGAAGGAATGCTCACCAGCTTGATGATGGTTCTCAGCATGATAACAAG GTTAGAGAATTGAGATCTGGGATAGGACCGCTCTCTGGACATAGTTCAGTGTTCTGCTCTGATGCTTCTTTGAGGAGGTATTTGGCTGCTCGTAACTGGAATGTGGAGAAAGCCAAGAAAATGCTTGAGGAGACTCTTAAGTGGAGATCAACATACAAACCTCAAGAGATCCGTTGG AATCAAGTAGCACATGAAGGTGAGACCGGTAAAGTTTCAAGAGCTGGTTTTCATGATAGACAAGGTAGAGTAGTGCTTATAATGAGACCAGCATTACAG AACTCAACATCAGCAGAAGGCAATATCAAGCATTTGGTCTATCTTCTTGAAAATGCCATCCTCAATCTTCCCAAGGGACAAGAACAAATGTCTTGGCTCATCGATTTCACTGGTTGGTCTATGGCTGCTAATGTCCCTATGAAAACAACACGAGAGATTGTCTACATTCTACAGAATCATTACCCTGAGAGACTCGGTATCGCCTTTCTCTACAATCCACCAAGACTCTTCCAAGCAGTCTACAAG GCAGTTAAATACTTCTTGGACCCATGTACAGCTCAAAAGGTCAAATTTGTGTACCCTAAAGACAAAACAAGTGATGAACTGATGACATCACATTTTGATGTTGAGAATCTTCCCAAGGAGTTTGGAGGAGAAGCAACACTAGAGTATGATCATGAGGAGTTCTCAAAACAAATGTGTGAAGATGATGTCAAAACAGCAAAGTTCTGGGGATTGGAGGAGAAACAGTATCCGAAACCAAACGGTTTCTCTCCAGCCGATGTTGTTCCTGAGCCAGCCACTTCTATTGCATCAGCAGCTAgctga
- the LOC108821275 gene encoding probable polyol transporter 6 has protein sequence MEDQISSKNPDQAEKPTNEKPSGVNRYALQCSIVASIVSIIFGYDTGVMSGAMVFIEEDLKTNEVQIEVLTGILNLCALFGSLLAGRTSDVIGRRYTIVLASILFMLGSVLMGWGPSYPVLLTGRCTAGFGVGFALMVAPVYSAEIATASHRGLLASLPHLCISIGILLGYLFNYFFSKLPMHIGWRLMLGIAAVPSLVLALGILKMPESPRWLILQGRLGEGKRILKLVSNSPEEAEIRFQDIKKAAGIDVTCEDEVVKMENKKTHGEGVWKELILRPTPAVRRVLLTALGIHFFQHATGIEAVLLYGPKIFKKAGITTKDKLFLVTIGVGIMKTTFIFTATFLLDKVGRRKLLLTSVGGMIGALTMLGFGLTMAQSSGGKLVWALILSIVSAYSFVAFFSVGLGPITWVYSSEVFPLKLRAQGASLGVAVNRVMNATVSMSFLSLSRAITTGGAFFMFAGVAVAAWNFFFFLMPETKGKSLEEIEALFQRDGDNKTKGQNGAV, from the exons ATGGAAGATCAGATCTCCAGCAAGAATCCCGACCAGGCCGAGAAGCCGACCAATGAAAAGCCATCCGGAGTTAATAGATACGCTCTTCAGTGTTCTATCGTCGCCTCCATCGTCTCCATCATCTTTGGTTACG ATACTGGTGTTATGAGTGGAGCAATGGTGTTTATTGAAGAAGATCTCAAGACTAACGAGGTTCAGATCGAAGTTCTCACCGGAATACTCAACCTCTGTGCCCTTTTCGGATCATTGCTCGCGGGAAGAACCTCAGACGTAATCGGACGGCGTTACACAATCGTCTTGGCCTCAATACTCTTCATGTTAGGTTCAGTACTAATGGGTTGGGGTCCGAGTTATCCCGTCCTCCTCACCGGTAGATGCACAGCCGGGTTCGGAGTCGGTTTTGCTCTAATGGTTGCTCCGGTTTACTCAGCCGAGATAGCAACGGCTTCACATAGAGGACTGTTAGCTTCTCTTCCTCATCTTTGCATCAGTATAGGGATATTACTAGGTTACTTATTTAATTACTTCTTCTCCAAGTTACCTATGCATATAGGCTGGAGGCTGATGCTCGGCATAGCCGCGGTCCCGTCGCTGGTGCTAGCGTTAGGGATCTTGAAAATGCCTGAGTCTCCACGGTGGTTGATCTTGCAAGGCCGTCTCGGAGAAGGCAAGAGGATACTGAAGTTAGTGTCGAACTCGCCTGAAGAAGCTGAGATACGGTTTCAGGACATCAAGAAAGCTGCGGGGATCGACGTGACATGTGAAGACGAGGTGGTGAAGATGGAGAACAAGAAGACTCACGGAGAAGGAGTGTGGAAAGAGCTGATCTTAAGACCAACGCCTGCGGTGCGACGAGTTCTTTTGACTGCGTTGGGGATACATTTCTTCCAGCACGCCACGGGGATCGAAGCGGTGCTTTTGTACGGTCCAAAGATCTTTAAGAAGGCGGGGATCACGACTAAAGACAAGCTTTTCTTGGTTACGATCGGTGTCGGAATCATGAAGACGACGTTTATATTCACAGCGACTTTCTTGCTCGACAAGGTAGGTCGGAGGAAGCTTTTGTTGACCAGCGTTGGGGGAATGATTGGCGCGTTGACGATGTTAGGGTTTGGGCTCACGATGGCTCAGAGCTCTGGCGGGAAACTGGTTTGGGCTTTGATATTGAGCATAGTTTCGGCTTATAGTTTTGTAGCGTTTTTCTCTGTTGGGCTTGGGCCGATAACTTGGGTGTACAGCTCTGAGGTGTTCCCGTTGAAGCTTAGGGCGCAAGGAGCAAGTCTCGGCGTTGCGGTGAATAGAGTGATGAACGCTACGGTGTCCATGTCGTTTTTGTCGTTGAGTAGGGCGATAACCACCGGGGGAGCGTTCTTTATGTTTGCTGGAGTTGCGGTGGCGGCGtggaacttcttcttcttccttatgCCGGAGACGAAAGGTAAGTCGCTTGAAGAGATCGAAGCGCTTTTTCAAAGAGATGGTGATAATAAAACAAAAGGCCAGAACGGCGCAGTTTGA
- the LOC108821560 gene encoding uncharacterized protein LOC108821560, which produces MSPQTSYSNIKFDLEIWKRKEKMISQKKIVSSLICFLLLLLLPIAFSETTRNLKGKSARAPTVQQIKNKHGAKEVIVDNGIFRVTFSSPQGLITGIKYNEIDNVLNPHLRARGYWDITWQRENILPKLDRVEGTNFRIITQNEEQVEISFSRKWNGGTDHVPLNVDKRYIIRTNTSGIYTYGIFERKPEWPEVEMGLIRVAFKLNPDRFHYMVVADNRQRQMPTDDDRDIHSGRAKPLAYKEAVQLTHPHNKMFKNQVDDKYQYTCEVKDNKVHGWISTKSNVGFWFISPSSEYRSGGPVKQELTSHVGPTTLTTFISEHYVGSDMETRYKAGEVWKKVLGPVFVYLNSDSTGNNPQYSLWEDAKRQAEQEVEAWPYGFVASSDFPTRQERGTITGRLFVNDRFLTPAGSAYVGLAPPGEAGSWQTNTKGYQFWTQTNETGYFTIDNIRPGTYNLYGWVPGFIGDFTYQNQVNVAAGSEISLDRIVFQPPRNGPTLWEIGVPDRTAREYFVPEPYKNTMNPLYVNHTDKFRQYGLWQRYTELYPNHDLVYTIGVSNYSQDWFYAHVTRNIGSTYVPTTWQIVFELPYVNWRGSYTLQLALASAARANLQVRFNNENSRPFFSTGNIGRDNAIARHGIHGAYHLYSIDVPGSLLRTGTNTIYLRQSKALGPFEGLMYDYIRLEEPSTA; this is translated from the coding sequence ATGTCTCCGCAGACATCTTATTCTAACATTAAATTCGATCTTGAGatttggaaaagaaaagaaaagatgattTCGCAGAAGAAGATAGTTTCATCGTTGATATGTTTCCTtctgttgcttcttcttccgATAGCTTTTTCTGAGACGACAAGGAACTTAAAGGGAAAAAGTGCAagagctccaacagtgcagcaGATAAAAAACAAACATGGCGCTAAAGAGGTGATAGTGGACAATGGAATATTCAGAGTGACTTTCTCGAGTCCTCAAGGACTTATAACTGGGATCAAATACAACGAAATCGACAATGTTCTTAATCCACATCTCCGAGCTCGAGGGTACTGGGACATAACATGGCAAAGAGAAAACATTCTCCCGAAATTGGATAGAGTCGAAGGAACCAACTTCAGAATCATAACTCAAAACGAAGAACAAGTGGAGATTTCTTTCTCTCGAAAGTGGAATGGTGGTACCGATCATGTTCCATTAAACGTAGACAAGAGATATATTATACGCACAAATACATCAGGAATCTACACGTATGGGATTTTTGAGAGAAAGCCCGAATGGCCAGAAGTGGAGATGGGTCTAATTCGAGTCGCATTCAAACTCAACCCTGATAGATTCCATTACATGGTGGTGGCGGATAATCGGCAAAGACAAATGCCAACAGACGATGACCGTGACATCCACAGTGGCCGTGCTAAGCCCCTTGCTTACAAAGAGGCTGTACAATTGACTCATCCTCACAATAAAATGTTCAAAAACCAGGTGGATGATAAGTATCAGTACACGTGTGAGGTCAAGGACAACAAGGTGCATGGTTGGATATCGACCAAGTCCAACGTTGGTTTCTGGTTCATCTCACCGAGCAGCGAATACCGCTCTGGTGGACCGGTCAAACAGGAGCTCACGTCTCACGTCGGTCCCACTACCCTCACGACCTTTATAAGCGAGCATTATGTTGGTTCGGACATGGAGACAAGGTACAAAGCTGGTGAAGTGTGGAAAAAGGTCTTGGGACCTGTTTTCGTTTACTTGAACTCTGATTCTACCGGCAATAATccacaatattcattgtgggaAGATGCTAAACGACAGGCTGAACAAGAAGTTGAAGCATGGCCGTACGGTTTTGTAGCGTCCTCTGACTTTCCAACTCGTCAAGAAAGAGGGACCATTACCGGTCGACTCTTTGTCAACGACAGGTTCTTGACTCCGGCAGGATCTGCATACGTCGGTTTAGCACCACCAGGAGAAGCTGGTTCATGGCAGACAAATACTAAGGGATACCAATTTTGGACGCAAACGAACGAAACCGGCTATTTCACGATTGATAACATTAGACCGGGAACGTATAATCTATACGGATGGGTTCCCGGTTTTATAGGAGACTTTACATACCAAAACCAAGTCAACGTAGCTGCAGGTTCAGAGATAAGTCTTGATAGAATTGTGTTCCAGCCTCCTAGGAATGGTCCAACATTGTGGGAGATTGGTGTACCGGACCGAACCGCCAGAGAATACTTTGTACCGGAACCATACAAGAATACAATGAATCCCTTATACGTAAACCACACCGACAAGTTTAGGCAGTACGGGTTATGGCAACGTTACACAGAGTTATATCCAAATCATGATCTTGTCTACACAATTGGAGTTAGTAACTATAGTCAAGACTGGTTCTACGCTCATGTCACAAGGAACATTGGTTCGACCTATGTACCAACGACATGGCAGATCGTGTTTGAACTTCCATATGTGAACTGGCGAGGTAGCTACACATTGCAACTAGCTTTGGCCTCGGCTGCACGGGCTAACTTACAAGTACGGTTCAACAATGAAAACTCTAGGCCATTCTTCTCGACGGGTAACATCGGAAGAGATAATGCTATTGCAAGACATGGAATCCATGGAGCCTACCATCTTTATAGCATCGATGTGCCCGGAAGCTTACTAAGAACCGGGACCAACACAATCTATCTACGTCAGTCTAAAGCGTTGGGGCCGTTTGAAGGTCTTATGTATGATTACATTCGTCTTGAAGAGCCTTCTACAGCTTAG
- the LOC108836581 gene encoding pentatricopeptide repeat-containing protein At4g36680, mitochondrial, with translation MAASRLSLRHIRRLTTSAGDTAAAAVETTTKISASKAKSILRKQHDPDKALEIYSNVSNHSASPVSSRYAQELTVRRLAKCNRFSDIEALIESHKDDPRVKEEPFYSTLIRSYGRASMLDHAVKAFEEMGRHETPRTAVSFNALLTACLNCQKFEKVPQLFDEMPQRYSTIVPDRVSYGILIKSYCDAGSPEKAIEIMREMEGKRNMEVTTIAFTTILGSLYKNGKVELAESLWSEMVKKGIEIDSAAYNVRLMSAQKEGPERVWELIEEMSVKGLKPDTISYNYLMTAYCEKGMLDEAKKVFEGLKRNRCAPNAATFRTLVFHLCDSGLYEQGYAVFKKSVGMNKIPDFNTLQHLAVGLVRNKKVNDAKGLIRTVKKKFPPSFLNAWKKLEEELGLDTKTDASSTPA, from the coding sequence ATGGCTGCATCTCGCCTCTCCCTCCGCCACATCCGCCGCCTCACCACATCCGCCGGAGATACAGCCGCCGCCGCCGTAGAGACCACCACCAAGATCTCCGCCTCCAAAGCCAAGAGCATCCTCCGCAAACAGCACGACCCCGACAAAGCCCTCGAGATCTACTCAAACGTCTCCAACCACTCGGCCTCCCCGGTCTCCTCCCGCTACGCCCAGGAGCTCACCGTCCGCCGCCTCGCGAAATGCAACCGGTTCTCCGACATCGAAGCCCTGATCGAGTCCCACAAGGACGATCCGAGAGTAAAGGAGGAGCCTTTCTACTCCACGCTCATCAGATCCTACGGCCGCGCCTCCATGCTCGATCACGCCGTCAAGGCTTTCGAGGAGATGGGTCGGCACGAGACGCCGAGGACAGCTGTCTCCTTCAACGCCTTGCTCACCGCTTGTCTTAATTGTCAGAAGTTCGAGAAAGTCCCCCAactgttcgacgaaatgcctcAGAGGTATAGCACCATCGTCCCCGATAGAGTCTCTTATGGTATATTGATTAAGTCTTATTGCGACGCTGGCTCGCCTGAGAAAGCGATTGAGATTATGAGAGAGATGGAAGGTAAACGAAACATGGAGGTTACCACGATTGCCTTCACTACGATCTTAGGTTCTTTGTATAAGAATGGTAAGGTTGAGTTAGCAGAGAGCTTGTGGAGCGAGATGGTGAAGAAAGGCATTGAGATTGATAGTGCAGCGTACAATGTTCGTTTGATGAGTGCTCAGAAGGAAGGTCCCGAGAGAGTTTGGGAGTTGATCGAGGAGATGAGTGTTAAGGGGTTGAAGCCTGATACGATTAGTTACAACTATCTCATGACGGCGTATTGCGAAAAGGGGATGTTGGATGAGGCTAAGAAAGTGTTCGAAGGGCTTAAGAGGAACAGGTGTGCTCCTAACGCTGCTACGTTTAGGACGTTGGTGTTTCATCTTTGTGACAGTGGGTTGTATGAGCAAGGGTATGCGGTTTTTAAGAAGAGTGTGGGTATGAACAAGATTCCGGATTTTAACACTTTGCAGCATTTGGCTGTTGGGTTGGTGAGGAACAAGAAGGTGAATGATGCCAAAGGGTTGATTAGAACGGTGAAGAAGAAGTTCCCTCCGAGTTTCTTGAATGCGTGGAAGAAACTTGAGGAGGAACTCGGGCTGGATACGAAAACCGATGCTTCTTCAACTCCTGCTTAG
- the LOC108836582 gene encoding splicing factor U2af large subunit A-like: protein MGQVPPPPPTLPPAGMFPNIFPLQTGQAFGGLPMMPIQAMTQQATRHARRVYVGGLSAVANEQSVATFFSQVMAAVGGNTAGPGDAVVNVYINHEKKFAFVEMRSVEEASNAMSLDGIIFEGAPVKVRRPSDYNPSLAASLGPSQPSPHLNLAAVGLTPGASGGLEGPDRIFVGGLPYYFTEAQVRELLESFGALKGFDLVKDRETGNSKGYAFCVYQEVAVTDIACAALNGIKMGDKTLTVRRANQGAMQPKPEQESVLLHAQQQIAFQMNMFQPGPAATTVVCLTKVVAEDELKDDEEYEDIMEDMRQEGGKFGNLTSVVIPRPSPSGEPVPGLGKVFLKYVDTEGSSRARSGMNGRKFGGNEVVAVFYPEDKFDQGEYGA, encoded by the exons ATGG GCCAAGTTCCTCCCCCACCACCTACTCTTCCTCCGGCTGGAATGTTCCCCAACATATTTCCCTTACAGACTGGGCAG GCATTTGGTGGACTCCCTATGATGCCAATTCAGGCTATGACACAGCAG GCAACTAGGCATGCTCGCAGAGTGTACGTTGGTGGGCTTTCCGCTGTGGCAAATGAACAG TCTGTGGCTACGTTCTTTAGTCAAGTTATGGCTGCTGTTGGTGGAAACACCGCTGGTCCAGGTGATGCCGTCGTTAATGTTTACATAAACCACGAGAAGAAGTTTGCTTTCGTGGAGATGCGATCCGTTGAAGAGGCTAGTAACGCTATGTCTTTGGATGGGATCATATTCGAG GGAGCTCCAGTGAAGGTGAGGAGACCTAGTGACTATAACCCATCTCTAGCTGCATCTCTTGGTCCAAGCCAGCCCAGTCCCCATCTAAACTTAGCTGCTGTTGGTCTGACTCCAGGTGCTTCCGGCGGGCTCGAAGGTCCAGACCGTATCTTCGTGGGTGGACTTCCGTATTACTTCACCGAGGCACAAGTCAGGGAGCTGCTGGAAAGCTTCGGAGCCTTAAAGGGGTTTGACCTTGTAAAAGACCGAGAAACTGGGAACTCCAAAGGATACGCCTTTTGTGTGTACCAAGAGGTCGCCGTTACTGATATCGCGTGCGCTGCTCTGAATGGTATAAAGATGGGAGACAAGACTCTCACCGTGAGACGTGCTAACCAGGGAGCAATGCAGCCGAAACCTGAACAGGAGAGTGTGTTGTTGCATGCACAGCAGCAGATTGCTTTTCAG ATGAATATGTTCCAGCCGGGTCCAGCGGCGACAACAGTTGTGTGTTTGACTAAAGTTGTTGCTGAGGATGAGCTTAAGGACGATGAGGAGTATGAAGATATAATGGAAGATATGAGACAAGAAGGCGGAAAGTTTG GTAACTTGACCAGCGTTGTGATTCCGCGTCCCAGCCCCAGCGGTGAGCCAGTGCCAGGCCTTGGCAAG GTGTTCTTGAAGTATGTTGATACTGAAGGTTCGTCGAGGGCGAGAAGCGGGATGAATGGTAGGAAGTTTGGAGGGAATGAAGTGGTTGCTGTGTTCTATCCAGAAGACAAGTTTGATCAGGGAGAATATGGAGCCTGA
- the LOC130498492 gene encoding geranylgeranyl pyrophosphate synthase, chloroplastic/chromoplastic-like has product MASVTIISSCVHHNLHRHPSPSILTPFKTPRSSSFINSKPIVINPKRTVSSSSSSHIRIYKSSSFDFTSYIVRKAESVNKALDLAVPLQEPLKIHEAMRYSLLAGGKRIRPVLCLAACELVGGEPSVAMPAACAVEMLHTMSLIHDDLPCIDNDDLRRGKPTNHRVFGENVAVLAGDALLPFAFEHLVTATSPEVSPVRLVRAVGELARPVGVEGVAAGQVADISSEGLDSNDVGLEHLEFIHLRKTAALLEASAVLGGIVGGGSDDEIERLRQYARCIGLLFQVVDDILDVTKSSQELGKTAGKDLVADKLTYPKIMGLEKSREFAEKLSRDARDQLLGFGSDKVAPLLALASYIANRQN; this is encoded by the coding sequence ATGGCTTCAGTAACAATTATCAGTTCATGTGTTCACCACAATCTTCACCGTCATCCTTCTCCTTCTATCCTTACTCCATTCAAAACACCAAGATCTTCTTCCttcataaattctaaacctatCGTCATCAACCCAAAACGCACcgtttcatcatcatcatcttcccaCATCCGCATTTACAAATCTTCATCCTTCGACTTCACGTCTTACATTGTCCGTAAAGCCGAGTCCGTCAACAAAGCCTTGGACCTGGCCGTTCCTCTCCAAGAACCGCTCAAGATCCACGAAGCCATGCGCTACTCCCTCCTCGCCGGAGGCAAACGCATCAGACCCGTTCTCTGCCTCGCCGCTTGCGAGCTCGTCGGAGGCGAACCCTCCGTCGCTATGCCGGCAGCTTGCGCCGTCGAAATGCTCCACACCATGTCGTTGATCCACGACGACCTCCCGTGCATCGACAACGACGATCTCCGCCGCGGGAAACCCACTAACCACAGAGTCTTCGGCGAAAACGTCGCCGTTTTGGCCGGAGACGCGCTTCTTCCCTTTGCATTCGAGCATCTAGTGACGGCCACGAGTCCCGAGGTCTCTCCGGTGAGGCTGGTTCGAGCCGTGGGAGAGTTGGCTAGACCCGTCGGCGTCGAGGGCGTCGCGGCTGGACAAGTGGCTGATATAAGCAGCGAAGGGTTAGACTCGAACGACGTCGGTTTGGAGCATTTGGAGTTTATACATTTGCGCAAAACGGCGGCGTTGCTTGAAGCCTCTGCGGTGCTCGGAGGGATCGTTGGTGGAGGGAGTGACGATGAGATCGAGAGGCTGAGGCAGTACGCGAGGTGTATAGGTTTGTTGTTTCAAGTGGTTGATGATATCTTGGACGTCACGAAATCGTCTCAAGAATTAGGTAAAACTGCTGGGAAAGATTTGGTTGCTGATAAGTTGACGTATCCGAAGATTATGGGGTTGGAGAAATCGAGAGAGTTCGCTGAGAAGTTGAGTAGAGATGCTCGTGATCAGCTTTTAGGGTTTGGTTCCGACAAGGTGGCTCCTTTGTTGGCTTTGGCTAGTTACATTGCCAATAGACAGAACTGA
- the LOC130499222 gene encoding NEDD8-conjugating enzyme Ubc12-like: MIGLFKVKEKQREQAQNASRGGGASVKKQSAGELRLHKDISELNLPSSCTITFPNGKDDLMNFEVSIKPDDGYYHNGTFVFTFQVSPVYPHEAPKVKCKTKVYHPNIDLEGNVCLNILREDWKPVLNINTVIYGLFHLFTEPNSEDPLNHDAAQVLRDNPKLFETNVRRAMTGGYVGQTFFPRCI; encoded by the exons ATGATTGGGTTGTTTAAAGTAAAGGAAAAGCAAAGAGAACAAGCTCAGAATGCTAGCAGAGGAGGTGGAGCTTCTGTTAAGAAGCAATCTGCTGGTGAACTTCGTCTTCACAAAG ATATATCAGAGTTGAACCTTCCGAGCTCGTGTACGATAACTTTCCCTAATGGCAAAGATGATTTGATGAACTTTGAAGTCTCCATTAAACCTGATGATGGTTACTACCA TAATGGTACATTTGTTTTCACGTTCCAAGTGTCTCCTGTGTATCCACATGAAGCTCCTAAAGTTAAATGCAAAACCAAG GTTTATCATCCCAATATTGATTTGGAAGGAAACGTCTGCCTCAACATCTTGCGTGAAGACTGGAAACCAGTTCTTAACATCAACACTGTTATCTATGGACTCTTCCATCTTTTCACT GAACCAAACTCTGAAGATCCACTGAACCATGATGCAGCACAAGTTTTAAGGGATAACCCTAAGCTGTTTGAGACCAATGTCCGTAGGGCCATGACTGGTGGGTATGTTGGTCAGACCTTTTTCCCGCGCTGTATCTAA
- the LOC108818766 gene encoding aminopeptidase P1-like, whose amino-acid sequence MSEILSSLRSLMASHSPPLDALVVPSEDYHQSEYVSARDKRREFVSGFTGSAGLALITKNEARLWTDGRYFLQAIQQLSDEWTLMRMGEDPLVEVWMSDNLSEEANIGVDPWCVSVDTANRWGKAFAKKSQNLIPTTTDLVDEVWKSRPPPEMNPVLVHPLEFAGRSVSEKLKDLRAKLKQESARGLVIAALDEVAWLYNIRGTDVAYCPVVHAFAILTTDSAFLYVDKKKLSDEASEYFKGLGVEVKEYTDVISDVALLASDRLFSSFSSKGEATKDMEIDSEKTDRLWVDPASCCYALYSKLDADKVLLQPSPLSLPKALKNPVELEGLKKAHVRDGAAVVQFLVWLDQQMQELYGASGYFIEAEANKKKPTSENSKLTEVTVSDKLESLRAAKEHFRGLSFPTISSVGSNAAIIHYSPEPEACAEMDPDKIYLCDSGAQYLDGTTDITRTVHFGKPSAHEKDCYTAVLKGHVALGNARFPKGTNGYTLDILARAPLWKYGLDYRHGTGHGVGSYLFVHEGPHQVSFRPSARNVPLQATMTVTDEPGYYEDGNFGIRLENVLVVNNAETEFNFGDKGYLQFEHITWAPYQVKLIDLKQLTREEIDWLNTYHLKCKDILAPFMNRTEMEWLKNATEPVTVLA is encoded by the exons ATGTCTGAGATTCTCTCTTCCCTAAGGTCACTAATGGCCTCTCACTCTCCTCCTCTCGACGCTCTCGTCGTCCCTTCCGAAGACTATCACCAG AGCGAGTATGTTTCTGCTCGAGACAAACGCCGTGAGTTCGTGTCTGGATTTACTGGAAGTGCAG GTTTGGCGCTGATCACGAAGAACGAAGCAAGGCTTTGGACTGATGGACGCTACTTCTTGCAAGCGATCCAACAGCTTAGTGACGAGTGGACACTCATGCGTATGGGTGAAGATCCTCTTGTTGAAGTTTGGATGTCTGAT AATCTTTCTGAAGAAGCAAACATAGGCGTTGATCCATGGTGTGTCTCCGTAGACACAGCTAACAGATGGGGAAAAGCCTTTGCTAAGAAGAGCCAAAACCTTATCCCGACAACAACCGATCTTGTGGACGAAGTCTGGAAGAGCCGTCCACCTCCCGAGATGAACCCTGTTCTTGTCCATCCCTTGGAGTTTGCTGGCCGCTCCGTCTCCGAGAAGTTGAAAGATTTGAGAGCAAAGCTTAAGCAAGAGAGTGCGCGTGGTTTAGTCATCGCTGCTCTTGACGAGGTTGCTTGGCTTTACAACATCCGTGGAACGGACGTTGCGTACTGTCCCGTTGTTCACGCCTTTGCAATCCTTACAACCGACTCTGCGTTCCTCTACGTGGACAAGAAGAAGTTATCTGATGAGGCGAGTGAGTATTTCAAAGGGCTTGGCGTAGAAGTCAAGGAGTACACAGATGTGATCTCAGATGTGGCGTTGCTCGCTTCTGATCGACTCTTTTCATCGTTCTCATCTAAAGGCGAGGCTACTAAGGACATGGAGATTGATTCTGAGAAGACTGATCGGTTGTGGGTGGACCCTGCTTCTTGCTGCTATGCGCTTTATTCCAAGTTGGATGCTGATAAGGTCCTCTTGCAACCATCTCCTCTCTCACTCCCAAAAGCCTTAaag AACCCTGTTGAGCTCGAAGGACTCAAGAAAGCACATGTTCGTGATGGTGCAGCTGTTGTCCAGTTCCTTGTTTGGCTCGATCAACAG ATGCAGGAGCTTTATGGAGCATCTGGATACTTTATAGAAGCAGAGgcaaacaaaaagaaaccaaCTAGTGAGAACTCTAAGCTTACTGAAGTGACTGTGAGTGATAAGCTGGAAAGTCTCCGAGCTGCCAAAGAG CATTTTAGAGGGTTAAGCTTTCCTACTATATCATCTGTTGGTTCAAACGCTGCCATCATTCACTACTCACCAGAGCCTGAAGCTTGTGCTGAGATGGACCCTGACAAAATCTACTTATGTGATTCAGGAGCACAG TATCTCGATGGAACTACTGATATAACAAGAACGGTTCACTTTGGGAAACCTTCAGCTCATGAAAAGGACTGTTATACCGCG GTGCTCAAGGGTCATGTTGCACTTGGGAATGCTAGGTTTCCTAAAGGAACAAACGGTTATACACTTGATATTCTTGCGAGAGCTCCTTTGTGGAAGTATGGTTTGGATTATCGACATGGTACTGGTCATGGAGTTGGCTCTTACCTTTTCGTTCATGAAG GACCTCACCAAGTTAGTTTCAGACCTAGTGCTAGAAATGTACCCCTTCAAGCTACCATGACTGTAACAGATG aaCCTGGTTACTATGAAGATGGGAACTTTGGTATTAGGCTAGAGAATGTTCTTGTTGTCAATAATGCTGAAACTGAGTTCAATTTTGGTGACAAGGGCTACTTGCAGTTCGAGCATATCACTTGG GCACCGTATCAAGTGAAACTTATCGATCTAAAGCAGTTGACACGAGAAGAGATCGATTGGTTAAACACGTACCATCTGAAATGCAAGGACATCCTAGCTCCGTTCATGAACCGGACCGAAATGGAATGGCTCAAGAACGCTACCGAGCCTGTAACTGTATTGGCTTGA